The DNA region GTCGTCGAAGTGCAGCGGAGCGAGAGGAGTCACGGGGCCGAGGTCATCCCGTCGTCCATGTACTCCTTGAGGAAGGACTTCTCCTCGTCGGAGATGCGGCGCGGACGCTGCGTCTCCAGGTTGAACGGCACGACGACCGTGGACGCCCGCACGTACGTGACGTCGGGGTCCTTGATCTCGTACGCGATCGTCAGCGAGGCCGCGCCCATCTTCGTCACCCAGGACTCGATGGTGACCGGCTCGTGCCGGTGCACAAGGGGTCGCAGGTAGTCGATCTCGTGGCGGGCCACGACGGACCCGCCGGAGAACGACGGACTTCCGTCCCCCGGTGCCAGCCGGAACATGAAGTCGATCCGCGCCTCCTCCAGGTAGCGGAGGAAGACCACGTTGTTGACGTGGCCGAACGCGTCCATGTCCGACCAGCGGAGGGGGCAGGAGTAGATGTGCCGGGCCATGAGCTGATCAGCCTCGGGTGAGCTTCTTGTAGGTGGCGCGGTGCGGACGGGCCGCGTCCGGGCCGAGGCGCTCGATCTTGTTCTTCTCGTAGGACTCGAAGTTGCCCTCGAACCAGAACCACTTCGAGTCGCCCTCGTACGCCAGGATGTGCGTGGCGACCCGGTCGAGGAACCAGCGGTCGTGGGAGACGACCACGGCGCAGCCCGGGAAGTCGAGCAGCGCGTTCTCGAGCGAGGAGAGGGTCTCGACGTCGAGGTCGTTGGTCGGCTCGTCGAGGAGCAGCAGGTTGCCGCCCTGCTTGAGGGTGAGCGCGAGGTTGAGGCGGTTGCGCTCACCGCCGGAGAGCACGCCGGCCGGCTTCTGCTGGTCCGGGCCCTTGAAGCCGAACGCGGACACGTAGGCACGGGACGGCATCTCGACCTGGCCGACGTTGATGTAGTCCAGGCCGTCGGAGACGACCTCCCACAGCGTCTTCTTGGGGTCGATGTTGGCGCGGCCCTGGTCGACGTACGAGATCTTGACGGTCTCGCCGACCTTGATGTCGCCGGAGTCCGGGGTCTCCAGGCCCTGCAGCATCTTGAAGAGCGTGGTCTTGCCGGCGCCGTTCGGGCCGATCACGCCGACGATGCCGTTACGGGGCAGGGTGAAGGACAGGTCGTCGACCAGGACCTTCTCGCCGAAGGCCTTGTTGAGCTTCTCGACCTCGACGACGATGCTGCCGAGCCGCGGGCCCGGCGGGATCTGGATCTCCTCGAAGTCCAGCTTCCGCATCTTGTCGGCCTCGGCGGCCATCTCCTCGTAGCGGGCGAGGCGCGCCTTGGACTTGGCCTGACGGCCCTTGGCGTTGGAGCGGACCCACTCCAGCTCTTCCTTGAGGCGCTTCTGCCGCTTGGCGTCCTTCTGGCCCTCGACCTTGAGGCGGGAGGCCTTGTTCTCCAGGTACGTGGAGTAGTTGCCCTCGTACGGGATGGCGCGGCCGCGGTCGAGCTCGAGGATCCACTCGGCGACGTTGTCGAGGAAGTACCGGTCGTGGGTGATGGCCACGACGGTGCCCTTGTACTGGGCGAGGTGCTGCTCCAGCCAGTTCACCGACTCGGCGTCGAGGTGGTTGGTGGGCTCGTCGAGGAGCAGCAGGTCGGGGGCCTCCAGGAGCAGCTTGCAGAGCGCCACGCGGCGCTTCTCGCCACCGGAGAGGTTGTTGACCTGC from Streptomyces fradiae includes:
- a CDS encoding thioesterase family protein, whose amino-acid sequence is MARHIYSCPLRWSDMDAFGHVNNVVFLRYLEEARIDFMFRLAPGDGSPSFSGGSVVARHEIDYLRPLVHRHEPVTIESWVTKMGAASLTIAYEIKDPDVTYVRASTVVVPFNLETQRPRRISDEEKSFLKEYMDDGMTSAP
- the ettA gene encoding energy-dependent translational throttle protein EttA yields the protein MAEYIYTMRKTRKAHGDKVILDDVTLSFLPGAKIGVVGPNGAGKSTVLKIMAGLEQPSNGDAFLSPGYSVGILMQEPKLDESKTVLQNVEDGVAEVKGKLDRFNAIAEEMATNYTDELMEEMGKLQDDLDHANAWDLDAQLEQAMDALGCPPGDWQVNNLSGGEKRRVALCKLLLEAPDLLLLDEPTNHLDAESVNWLEQHLAQYKGTVVAITHDRYFLDNVAEWILELDRGRAIPYEGNYSTYLENKASRLKVEGQKDAKRQKRLKEELEWVRSNAKGRQAKSKARLARYEEMAAEADKMRKLDFEEIQIPPGPRLGSIVVEVEKLNKAFGEKVLVDDLSFTLPRNGIVGVIGPNGAGKTTLFKMLQGLETPDSGDIKVGETVKISYVDQGRANIDPKKTLWEVVSDGLDYINVGQVEMPSRAYVSAFGFKGPDQQKPAGVLSGGERNRLNLALTLKQGGNLLLLDEPTNDLDVETLSSLENALLDFPGCAVVVSHDRWFLDRVATHILAYEGDSKWFWFEGNFESYEKNKIERLGPDAARPHRATYKKLTRG